In the Podospora bellae-mahoneyi strain CBS 112042 chromosome 4, whole genome shotgun sequence genome, one interval contains:
- the HFM1 gene encoding ATP-dependent DNA helicase MER3 (COG:A; antiSMASH:Cluster_7; EggNog:ENOG503NUTV; SMCOG1122:ATP-dependent RNA helicase), with protein MGQAPPDELACGGFSFHLIPGQPSSSPSYRLILGHPASAFYSPSPAANASQHVLQFFLPLSYLPPGHFSTLGNWHTMSRPWRPNRPHVAKRNRVVPVPDDSVRSRDASRDTGHSHNHRCASEMDPRTPDQFRYLNQPTQFDDRRGDAYAIEQDPEYEHIIAGLSRHTAPHMTERHVSPPYQHANTPGSFQSQHHPAHNISQPRHHLSQRQPLASYSVSPVLEPSARSWSHANYSPPPGSTTHTQPYHTSFATTTATQPDITHLQPLPTPSTTREHVPSQRQGTAPVVRGIRLVNLREALPDKFRALFPFEFFNAVQSKCFEAVYKTNNNVVVSAPTGSGKTAILELAICKLALDRGHENFKIVYQAPTKALCAEKARDWEKKFGHMKLKCAELTGDTSQAEMRRVGDASIIVTTPEKWDSITRKWQDHRRLLQLVELFLIDEVHILKDVRGATLEAVVSRMKTIGTNVRFIALSATVPNSDDIAQWLGRDHTNQHLPALRETFGEEFRPVKLQKFVYGYECNGNEFILDKLLDSKLPNLIARHSQQKPILVFCFTRKSCESTASLLAEYAAARPNVKLWPAPKGRIPVISRELQEIVKFGVAFHHAGLDVQDRGAVEQSFLKGELGVICCTSTLAVGINLPCHTVVLKGTMSYADDKLQECSDLEVMQMLGRAGRPQFDDSATAIILTKAGNKARYEKMVSGQEILESTLHLNLIEHLNSEIGLGTIHDLASAKKWLSGTFLSVRLRRNPSFYHLTGSNCNPSQIDAKLEEICERDIKQLQEAQCVTDNETFKSTFYGRAMSKYMVEFSTMKMLLQIPKAVKMGALLTILSQASEFKEFRFKPAERPLFREMNQSPLIVYPIKEAVTQTWHKISLMVQAHLGSVQYPDSADAAKARRQLVLERKIVFERLNRLVHAVIDCKGNDYDAIGMKNALELARALAAESWEGRVTQLTQVPSIGPVGMRKLASKGIRTVLELADMDSVDIERLMARQAPFGMTIKSSLEKFPRLSFDLELVSHKSQPRPTGATVGVEIRANLRYLNRLGPPYWKKKTPDINFLAETTSGTLSFFWRGSMRKLEVSKETGYELKFWVGLQNVDDDIVCHFTCEEIVGTMISKTLKHNIPASAFLKQAAFSTVPSSWAPPATVKFTQPRTIDGSNDADQMDELDDGGIDDSDFILAAEQAAARLAPRPQSSFTTPSIQAPRFMMEDQKDAQADQYPGIHEMVEMAQEERSSQPDSDTSPPVQLPSGKWQCNHNCAGGTLTKTGKPCTHRCCKEGLDKPRKRAPPKPKVKRTAEEAWDGSKNTPQAAGDMKRPKIESVSRPGATQQAPGLRPPVRSAAVDWNAYGFTEEDLECIDLSSYTDDEGNSATTKSEQNVITMSKPKRENEVRTAAQPPRHSETDDEADLPSLDELCAANTSAIRKTPGAAWPRFQMPFTNPTAFRPGASDVVLFEGIAKKFEISNTCKDLNSDEGNTPYPSSSPMFVSQESPASSNMSTNETMAVTRETQMKEEVRSGRTSWPDGLPDWVKVDSNREIVDFFGPCVTYV; from the exons ATGGGGCAAGCACCACCAGACGAATTGGCTTGTGGGGGGTTCTCCTTCCACCTCATCCCCGGGCAGCCCAGTTCATCTCCATCTTATCGTTTGATACTCGGGCATCCCGCATCCGCATTCTACAGCCCAAGTCCAGCTGCAAACGCCTCTCAACACGTGTTGCAATTCTTTCTGCCTCTGTCATACCTTCCACCCGGGCACTTCAGTACCTTGGGCAATTGGCACACCATGTCGCGGCCATGGAGGCCCAACCGACCCCATGTTGCCAAACGCAATCGTGTCGTGCCAGTACCTGACGACAGTGTACGTTCCCGGGACGCTTCCCGAGACACCGGTCACTCACACAATCACCGCTGCGCCTCGGAGATGGATCCCCGGACCCCGGACCAGTTCCGCTACTTGAACCAGCCGACGCAATTTGATGATCGACGGGGAGACGCCTACG CCATTGAACAAGACCCCGAATACGAACACATCATTGCCGGTTTATCGCGACACACCGCCCCACACATGACAGAGAGACATGTTAGTCCTCCATACCAACACGCAAACACTCCTGGCTCCTTTCAATcgcaacaccacccagccCACAACATCTCGCAGCCTCGCCACCACCTATCGCAACGACAACCATTGGCTTCATATTCAG TCTCTCCCGTCCTCGAGCCTTCCGCCCGCAGTTGGTCGCATGCGAACTACAGCCCGCCCCCAGGGTCAACTACCCACACACAACCGTATCACACGTCGTTTGCAACTACAACAGCTACCCAACCGGACATTACacaccttcaaccccttccaactCCCAGCACTACGCGAGAGCACGTTCCCTCTCAACGGCAGGGTACTGCGCCTGTTGTTCGCGGTATACGCCTCGTCAACTTACGAGAGGCCCTGCCAGACAAGTTCCGCGCCCTGTTCCCCTTTGAATTTTTCAACGCAGTACAGTCCAAGTGCTTCGAGGCAGTGTACAAGACCAACAACAATGTGGTGGTCTCGGCACCCACCGGTAGTGGAAAGACTGCCATCCTCGAGTTGGCAATTTGCAAACTTGCTCTCGATCGCGGCCACGAAAACTTCAAGATTGTGTACCAAGCACCCACCAAGGCCTTGTGTGCCGAAAAGGCTCGCGATTGGGAAAAGAAGTTTGGCCACATGAAGCTCAAGTGCGCTGAGCTCACCGGGGACACTTCCCAGGCCGAGATGCGGCGCGTTGGCGATGCTTCGATCATTGTTACCACCCCAGAGAAGTGGGATTCGATTACACGAAAATGGCAAGACCATCGCAGGCTTCTGCAGCTGGTCGAGCTATTCCTTATCGACGAGGTTCATATTCTCAAGGATGTCCGCGGCGCCACGTTGGAAGCAGTCGTTTCCCGCATGAAGACCATTGGAACCAATGTTCGATTTATCGCTTTGAGCGCCACCGTTCCCAACTCGGATGATATTGCCCAATGGCTTGGCCGGGACCATACCAACCAGCACCTGCCTGCACTGCGAGAGACATTTGGTGAAGAGTTCAGGCCTGTCAAACTGCAAAAGTTCGTTTATGGATACGAGTGCAACGGCAACGAGTTCATCCTTGATAAGCTGCTTGACTCCAAACTCCCCAACCTGATTGCCAGGCACTCTCAACAGAAGCCCATACTGGTGTTTTGCTTCACACGGAAATCCTGCGAGTCAACGGCCAGTCTGCTGGCCGAATATGCTGCTGCCAGGCCAAATGTGAAGCTGTGGCCTGCCCCCAAAGGCCGGATCCCCGTCATCAGCCGAGAGCTGCAGGAGATTGTCAAATTTGGTGTAGCATTTCACCATGCTGGTCTCGACGTTCAAGATCGAGGTGCTGTTGAGCAGTCATTTCTCAAGGGAGAACTAGGTGTCATATGTTGCACGTCGACATTGGCCGTTGGCATTAACCTGCCATGCCACACGGTTGTGTTGAAAGGAACAATGAGCTACGCGGATGACAAGCTTCAGGAGTGCTCTGATCTCGAGGTGATGCAAATGCTAGGTCGAGCGGGACGCCCCCAATTTGATGACAGCGCCACTGCCATCATCTTGACCAAGGCCGGCAACAAGGCACGGTACGAAAAGATGGTGTCCGGACAAGAAATCCTCGAGAGCACGCTTCATCTCAACCTGATCGAACACCTCAACTCCGAGATAGGCCTGGGCACCATCCACGATCTCGCGTCTGCAAAGAAGTGGCTTAGCGGCACGTTTTTGAGCGTCCGACTTCGACGCAACCCAAGCTTTTACCACTTGACTGGCAGTAATTGCAATCCCAGCCAGATCGACGccaagctggaagagatATGCGAGCGCGACATCAAGCAACTGCAAGAGGCCCAGTGTGTTACCGACAACGAGACATTCAAATCAACCTTCTACGGCCGCGCCATGTCCAAGTATATGGTTGAGTTTTCCACAATGAAGATGCTGTTGCAGATTcccaaggctgtcaagatgGGCGCACTG CTCACCATCCTTTCACAAGCCAGCGAGTTCAAAGAGTTTCGTTTCAAGCCCGCCGAGAGGCCTTTGTTTCGCGAGATGAACCAGTCCCCCCTCATCGTCTATCCAATCAAGGAAGCGGTCACGCAAACATGGCACAAGATCTCCTTGATGGTTCAGGCCCATTTGGGAAGCGTTCAATACCCCGACTCGGCCGATGCAGCCAAGGCTCGACGTCAACTGGTCTTGGAGCGCAAAATCGTGTTTGAGCGACTCAACCGCCTTGTCCACGCCGTGATTGACTGCAAAGGAAACGACTATGATGCGATTGGCATGAAGAATGCCCTCGAGCTTGCGAGAGCCCTCGCTGCAGAGTCATGGGAAGGTCGGGTGACACAACTGACCCAGGTACCCAGCATTGGGCCCGTTGGGATGCGTAAGCTTGCCAGCAAAGGCATCCGGACAGTGTTGGAACTCGCCGACATGGACAGCGTAGACATTGAGAGATTGATGGCTCGACAGGCCCCCTTCGGAATGACTATCAAGAGCTCTCTTGAAAAGTTTCCCCGGTTGAGCTTCGATCTGGAGCTAGTCAGCCACAAGTCTCAACCTAGGCCAACAGGAGCCACCGTTGGGGTGGAAATTAGGGCTAACTTACGGTATTTGAATCGACTCGGTCCACCGTattggaagaagaagacaccTGACATCAACTTCCTGGCCGAAACTACCAGCGGGACCCTTTCGTTCTTTTGGCGAGGCAGCatgaggaagctggaggtcAGCAAAGAGACAGGGTACGAATTGAAGTTCTGGGTTGGTCTCCAAAATGTTGATGACGACATTGTGTGTCACTTTACTTGCGAGGAGATTGTTGGGACGATGATATCCAAGACATTGAAACACAACATTCCTGCCTCAGCATTTCTCAAGCAAGCCGCTTTCTCCACCGTGCCCTCGAGCTGGGCTCCGCCAGCGACAGTCAAGTTCACTCAACCACGGACGATTGATGGCAGCAATGATGCTGATCAAATGGACGAGCTGGACGATGGTGGTATTGACGACTCTGACTTCATTCTCGCCGCTGAGCAGGCGGCCGCTCGGTTAGCACCGCGCCCACAGTCATCATTCACCACGCCATCTATCCAAGCACCCAGGTTTATGATGGAGGACCAAAAAGACGCTCAGGCGGATCAGTATCCAGGAATCCATGAGATGGTCGAGATGGCACAGGAAGAGCGTTCCTCTCAACCCGACTCCGATACATCCCCCCCAGTCCAGCTTCCAAGCGGAAAGTGGCAGTGTAATCATAACTGTGCTGGGGGGACTCTCACAAAGACGGGCAAGCCATGTACTCACAGATGCTGCAAAGAGGGACTTGACAAGCCACGAAAGCGGGCACCGCCCAAACCAAAGGTCAAGCGcacggccgaggaggcctGGGATGGTTCTAAGAATACCCCTCAAGCTGCGGGCGATATGAAGCGGCCCAAGATTGAGTCGGTATCACGGCCCGGTGCCACTCAACAGGCACCAGGCCTCCGCCCGCCTGTTCGGTCTGCCGCAGTAGACTGGAATGCGTACGGGTTCACAGAGGAGGATCTGGAGTGTATCGATCTTTCATCCTATACCGATGATGAAGGCAATTCCGCTACCACCAAGTCAGAGCAGAATGTAATAACAATGTCCAAGCCCAAACGAGAAAATGAAGTCCGTACAGCCgcacaacctcctcgccattcaGAGACGGACGATGAGGCCGACTTGCCCAGTCTGGACGAGCTTTGTGCAGCGAACACTTCAGCCATACGGAAAACGCCCGGTGCGGCCTGGCCGCGGTTTCAAATGCCTTTCACAAATCCAACGGCCTTCAGACCTGGCGCCTCTGACGTGGTGTTGTTTGAAGGCATTGCCAAAAAGTTTGAAATTTCAAACACCTGCAAGGACTTGAACTCTGATGAGGGTAATACACCCTACCCTAGCAGTTCGCCAATGTTTGTGTCCCAAGAATCGCCAGCAAGCTCGAATATGTCGACGAACGAAACTATGGCGGTCACTCGCGAAACGCAaatgaaggaggaggttcgGTCTGGCAGGACCTCGTGGCCGGACGGGTTGCCCGACTGGGTGAAGGTCGACTCCAATAGGGAGATTGTGGATTTCTTTGGGCCGTGTGTAACATATGTATGA
- a CDS encoding hypothetical protein (EggNog:ENOG50; antiSMASH:Cluster_7; COG:S), whose amino-acid sequence MADARGIEIGLVGDQEKGTASWRFSFFQSSFVRRNGIWQFLNVTIAPLVVANYSDGWGHGGVMPASTVDPVLLDYTTRGTNKPIAQTATADSLEELSRRLSRSYGYEGAESISNAYGFYIDFIDGAACSLMAAIHHPYANKESPFAGFYHTRQRVLEACTQAYGTSARPTRSAISFHWRPQPVIHVSQDGRSASLRARLLQPATDQTAGTIRGGMYHDQMVLDENGSWKLWSLTIDEFYWTMNSWKEGWGGVEVRDKDAPDQPPPRDLVRQYPPDLWLNEMEGEREVGFMGGRERYVSWPEIQRMWFGYRNPVSGGVPENGSYWPGCVPCYQHKPEWGMTKHGWQEPPTGPTLVRAMFAPGNGSSDDGTFISVSVTPGPGEVVEGVVRLAGEQVELEYVLTEKDEGRVTFELPRNLSGGFHLLEATFSGSNRLKPGRDMIDLTLPGGPGSRLGD is encoded by the coding sequence atggcggatGCGAGAGGGATCGAgattgggttggttggggacCAGGAGAAGGGCACGGCATCGTGGCGGTTTAGCTTCTTCCAAAGCTCATTTGTCAGGCGGAATGGGATCTGGCAGTTTCTCAATGTCACGATCGCACCGTTGGTTGTGGCGAATTACTCTGATGGTTGGGGGCACGGGGGAGTTATGCCAGCGAGTACTGTTGATCCAGTGTTGCTGGATTACACCACGAGGGGTACCAACAAGCCTATCGCTCAGACAGCGACGGCAGACTCCCTCGAAGAGCTATCCCGTCGCCTTTCTAGGTCATATGGCTACGAAGGCGCAGAatccatctccaacgccTATGGCTTCTATATCGACTTTATCGACGGTGCCGCCTGCTCGCTCATGGccgccatccaccacccataTGCCAACAAAGAGTCACCGTTTGCCGGATTCTACCACACCCGTCAGAGAGTCCTGGAGGCGTGCACACAAGCATACGGCACGTCCGCTCGTCCCACCCGATCTGCTATATCCTTTCACTGGAGGCCGCAGCCGGTGATTCACGTTTCCCAAGACGGGCGTTCAGCGAGTTTGAGAGCGAGGCTACTGCAACCAGCCACCGACCAGACTGCAGGGACGATCAGAGGGGGCATGTACCATGACCAAATGGTGCTAGATGAGAATGGGAGCTGGAAGCTGTGGAGTTTGACGATTGATGAGTTTTACTGGACAATGAATAGCTGGAAAgaaggctggggaggtgtgGAGGTGAGAGACAAGGACGCGCCGGAtcagcctcctcccagaGACTTGGTTAGGCAGTACCCGCCGGATCTCTGGCTGAATGAGatggaaggggaaagagaagTTGGGTttatgggagggagggaaaggtATGTTTCTTGGCCAGAAATTCAGAGAATGTGGTTTGGGTATAGAAATCCAGTCAGTGGAGGGGTGCCGGAGAACGGATCGTACTGGCCCGGGTGTGTGCCTTGCTATCAACATAAACCGGAGTGGGGGATGACGAAGCATGGATGGCAGGAGCCGCCTACTGGACCGACGTTGGTGAGGGCCATGTTTGCGCCAGGAAATGGAAGTTCGGATGATGGGACGTTTATATCGGTCTCGGTGACACCAGGAccgggagaggtggtggaaggtgTGGTGAGGTTAGCTGGAGAGCAAGTTGAGCTGGAGTATGTGTTGACGGAAAAGGACGAGGGACGAGTGACGTTTGAGTTGCCCAGAAATCTGTCTGGGGGCTTTCACTTGTTGGAGGCCACGTTCTCGGGGAGCAACAGGTTAAAGCCGGGAAGAGACATGATCGATCTGACACTCCCAGGAGGACCGGGCTCGCGGTTGGGTGACTGA
- a CDS encoding hypothetical protein (antiSMASH:Cluster_7) has protein sequence MFFPAMVGVETIVDGIQVFDPSSKNKATHHPHISLRTLPSLCDIFWYVNVITREAGRHLNFNTSL, from the exons ATGTTTTTTCCCGCAATGGTAGGCGTGGAGACAATCGTTGATGGCATCCAAGTATTTGACCCTAGTAGCAAGAACAAAGCGACGCATCACCCCCATATTTCCTTGCGAACCCTCCCAAGCTTGTGCGATATCTTCTGGTACGTGAACGTGATTACAAG AGAGGCTGGTAGACATCTGAACTTCAACACCTCGCTGTAA
- a CDS encoding hypothetical protein (EggNog:ENOG503PQMH) — MNRFGTRNLLRPVLQQTQGRLTQRCYSSLPPQGPHVGEKGTAKVYNKDGTNPNKNFVYLGAGVLGLGAVYFMFGGKKKSGNSAAAAADRAA; from the exons ATGAACCGCTTCGGAACGCGCAACCTCCTTCGTCCCGTCCTGCAGCAGACCCAGGGAAGGCTCACACAAAGATGCTACTCCAGTCTGCCGCCTCAGGGACCCCATGTGGGTGAAAAAGGAACAGCAAAGGTGTACAACAAGGATGGAACGAACCCCAACAAGAACTTCGT TTATCTGGGAGCAGGCGTGCTAGGTCTCGGGGCCGTATATTTCATGTTTGgaggcaagaagaagagcgggaATTCGGCTGCGGCCGCGGCTGACCGAGCTGCTTGA
- the gms1_1 gene encoding UDP-galactose transporter Gms1 (EggNog:ENOG503NW7T; COG:G), with protein sequence MALPTAAPQSGPSLLGLPMKQASLITLTFQNSALILIMHYSRVMAPPGDHRYFASTAVLLNELLKLAMSLTFAIYEVSRSLAPQTPATVLLEQVYHSVFSGDGWKLAIPAVLYTLENTLQYVALGNLDAVHFQVLFQLKIITTAVFMVVLLGRTLGARRWLSLVILTMGVSVVSLPSASSPDLSVDIHDFSDHFFPRSVHELGQFAGGVVEAARELTKRGVTGLVGELTRRSATYEGIKEDQEPTLSTMNYSVGVTAVLVAALVSGLTGVYFEKVLKDSTTPASVWTRNIQLSFYSLFPALFVGVIFNDGREIAKHGFFDGYNAVVWTAIVFQSVGGILSSICIQYADNIAKNFATSISIIISFLFSVVFFDLEITASFLFGTALVLGATYLYTLPEGKRARPPPISIASYEKTTVEGTPRYLDQDRLSVNPLDSAHGAALSSSRPASPLHFHPRTPSSRGKRAEE encoded by the exons ATGGCTCTTCCCACCGCAGCGCCCCAGAGCGGGCCAAGCTTGCTGGGCCTGCCAATGAAGCAGGCCTCCCTGATCACA TTAACATTCCAAAATTCCGCATTAATACTT ATTATGCATTACTCTCGAGTTATGGCACCTCCAGGTGACCACCGATACTTTGCTTCGACTGCCGTGCTCCTCAAtgagcttctcaaactcgCTATGTCCCTCACCTTTGCCATTTACGAAGTATCCCGAAGCCTGGCGCCCCAGACCCCGGCAACAGTCCTGCTTGAGCAAGTGTACCATTCGGTATTTTCAGGCGATGGGTGGAAGCTGGCCATTCCGGCTGTGCTGTACACGCTGGAGAACACGCTCCAATATGTTGCGCTTGGGAACCTGGATGCGGTGCATTTCCAGGTCTTGTTCCAATTAAAG ATCATCACGACAGCAGTGTTTATGGTGGTACTGCTGGGCCGGACGCTTGGGGCCAGGCGGTGGCTATCCCTTGTCATCCTGACTATGGGGGTGTCAGTTGTATCGCTTCCGTCGGCCAGTTCCCCGGATCTTTCGGTTGACATCCACGATTTCAGCGACCACTTTTTCCCACGGTCAGTCCACGAACTCGGCCAatttgctggtggtgttgtggaggcggcgagggaaTTGACAAAACGAGGTGTCActgggctggttggggagcTGACTCGGCGATCGGCCACCTACGAAGGCATCAAAGAGGACCAGGAACCTACGTTGTCGACGATGAACTACTCGGTGGGCGTTACGGCTGTTTTGGTCGCGGCACTTGTCTCGGGCCTGACGGGGGTTTACTTCGAGAAGGTGCTGAAGGACTCTACCACACCAGCCTCTGTGTGGACGAGGAATATCCAGTTGTCATTTTACTCGCTATTCCCCGCGCTGTTTGTTGGGGTCATCTTCAACGACGGACGGGAGATCGCCAAGCATGGTTTCTTCGACGGATACAATGCGGTTGTCTGGACAGCAATTGTGTTTCAGTCGGTGGGCGGAATTTTGTCGAGCATCTGCATTCAATACGCAGACAACATTGCAAAGAACTTTGCgaccagcatcagcatcatcatcagcttcCTTTTCAGTGTGGTCTTCTTCGACTTGGAGATTACAGCATCG TTCTTGTTTGGCACAGCTCTTGTGCTGGGAGCCACATACTTGTACACCCTCCCGGAAGGAAAACGCGCGCGGCCACCGCCCATCAGCATCGCCAGCTACGAGAAGACAACAGTGGAGGGCACCCCGCGATATCTAGATCAGGACAGGCTGAGCGTCAACCCCTTGGACTCTGCTCACGGTGCAGCTCTGTCTTCATCCAGGCCCGCTTCGCCGCTGCATTTCCACCCTCGCACGCCTTCTTCGAGGGGGAAGCGGGCTGAAGAGTGA
- a CDS encoding hypothetical protein (EggNog:ENOG503P0MB), whose amino-acid sequence MLRQLALLSLALVPGSLAQVSEGFENGWDQSAWPTYAPDCSQGGKVTLDTANAHSGKNSMRVDGGGGYCGHIFFGTSKVPTGDVYVRAWIKASKALTAAHVTFITMPDSAQGNKKHLRIGGQNSILMFNRESDDATLPDLSPQGVATSAALPTGSWQCFEYHLGPDGTIETWLNDKVITGLTSKPGTANPNAAQWQRSSIKPKVTAINFGWESYGGDTNTFWYDDIVVSSTRVGCA is encoded by the exons ATGTTGCGCCAACTCGCTCTTCTCTCACTTGCTCTCGTCCCCGGATCCCTGGCCCAGGTCTCGGAAGGGTTCGAAAACGGATGGGACCAGTCGGCATGGCCAACATACGCGCCGGACTGCAGCCAGGGGGGCAAAGTCACTCTTGACACCGCCAACGCACACAGCGGGAAGAACTCCATGCGAgtcgatggcggcggtggttaCTGTGGTCATATCTTCTTCGGCACTTCCAAGGTGCCCACTGGAGATGTATACGTCAGGGCATGGAT CAAAGCATCCAAGGCGCTCACGGCGGCGCACGTCACCTTCATCACAATGCCCGACTCGGCGCAGGGCAACAAGAAGCACCTTCGTATCGGCGGCCAGAACAGCATCCTCATGTTCAACCGCGAGTCGGACGATGCCACCCTCCCTGATCTCTCTCCACAGGGTGTGGCCACCTCGGCCGCTCTCCCTACAGGCAGCTGGCAGTGCTTTGAATACCATCTGGGACCTGACGGCACGATCGAGACGTGGCTGAATGACAAGGTCATCACTGGGCTGACAAGCAAGCCGGGCACTGCCAACCCCAATGCCGCGCAGTGGCAGAGAAGCTCAATCAAGCCAAAGGTCACGGCCATCAATTTCGGCTGGGAGTCTTATGGCGGGGACACCAACACCTTCTGGTATGATGATATCGTCGTCTCGTCGACCCGTGTGGGATGCGCGTGA
- a CDS encoding hypothetical protein (antiSMASH:Cluster_7; EggNog:ENOG503PDN4) → MKNFGAVALTGAALLQVGSAACCRSNHCLKAVVLANDDGIADCSANLVVTLTPSAVTLTETLTVIESAVETALFTETSTETASTETVLFTETTTITAATQTSIVLETTTVPVTTTVVESASAVTTTAFVYQQQMTARDVASSLPEYVTDVCADWEKYVKACSCVGIEPSTVTAAAATETVTVTAGDAITTTVATLSTTQTDVITVTETISATATDIVSATELATVTDTVTASETTTVLTTSTPTSVVSLTCKPTGTVFLASVSPFWDGSTRWMNVVNSNIVAWQSFAGGRPSSTSYTAIWTTDSNGYLGLKYTTGNTETLEAYVSKSSTGPSVQVSVRTKSVVEAAVAAGTHERVKACIDPVTNEVYMSGRGKMNILECGNGLYLSSGTTGSDIRSDCHLIKPKDS, encoded by the exons ATGAAGAACTTTGGGGCTGTTGCTCTGACTGGTGCTGCCCTGCTGCAGGTAGGttctgctgcttgctgtCGCAGCAACCACTGTTTGAAAGCTGTTGTCTTGGCCAATGATGATGGAATTGCTGATTGTTCGGCCAATCTGGTCGTTACCTTGACACCCTCGGCTGT CACCTTGACCGAGACATTGACGGTGATCGAGAGCGCAGTCGAGACTGCTTTGTTCACTGAGACGTCAACCGAAACCGCATCGACCGAAACAGTCCTCTTCACTGAGACGACCACAATCACGGCTGCCACACAGACGAGTATCGTCCTCGAAACCACCACAGTTCCCGTTACTACCACCGTCGTCGAATCGGCCTCGGCCGTCACCACGACTGCGTTCGTCTATCAACAGCAGATGACGGCTCGCGATGTTGCGTCTTCTCTCCCCGAGTATGTCACGGATGTGTGTGCCGACTGGGAGAAGTATGTCAAGGCCTGCAGTTGCGTCGGCATTGAACCCTCCACCGTCACGGCAGCCGCAGCGACCGAGACTGTCACCGTGACAGCTGGTGACGCCATCACCACGACTGTGGCCACGCTCTCTACCACCCAGACCGACGTCATCACTGTCACGGAGACTATCTCGGCCACTGCCACGGACATCGTCTCCGCCACAGAATTGGCAACCGTTACCGACACTGTCACTGCTTCCGAGACGACTACTGTCCTCACAACGTCGACCCCTACGAGCGTGGTATCGCTCACGTGCAAGCCAACGGGCACGGTATTCCTGGCCTCTGTTTCGCCATTTTGGGACGGATCGACCCGGTGGATGAACGtcgtcaacagcaacatcgTGGCCTGGCAAAGCTTTGCCGGCGGTCGTCCAAGTTCGACATCATACACTGCCATCTGGACCACTGATAGCAACGGTTACTTGGGACTCAAGTACACCACCGGAAACACGGAGACCCTGGAGGCGTATGTCAGCAAGAGCTCTACCGGCCCCTCGGTGCAAGTGTCGGTCAGGACAAAGTCTGTTGTTGAGGCTGCTGTCGCGGCCGGCACACACGAGAGAGTGAAGGCGTGCATTGACCCCGTCACCAACGAAGTGTACATGTCTGGGCGGGGGAAGATGAACATTCTGGAGTGTGGCAATGGTCTGTATCTGTCCAGTGGCACCACGGGCTCAGACATTCGGTCAGACTGCCACTTGATCAAGCCCAAGGACAGTTGA
- a CDS encoding hypothetical protein (antiSMASH:Cluster_7; COG:O; EggNog:ENOG503P50B), which produces MFKFTTRLTTTARQAARRRLSTTPARLQILPVKVTGTGTGTLQKVSVPGKPYTFTADTYPVLGGADSAPSPVVYSLASLSACNQVTGSVVASNHGIKLGKWDTDVEGDKFDKFVSEVERRCPITQLFKLSGVKYESEWVNEKL; this is translated from the exons ATGTTCAAGTTCACCACCCGCCTCACCACAACCGCACGCCAAGCCGCCCGGCGCCGactctcaaccacccccgcccGCCTCCAGATACTCCCTGTAAAAgtcaccggcaccggcactgGTACCCTTCAAAAAGTTTCCGTTCCAGGGAAGCCATACACCTTCACGGCGGACACCTATCCCGTTCTCGGCGGCGCTGACTCGGCCCCCTCACCGGTTGTCTATTCCCTTGCCAGTCTGAGCGCATGCAACCAAGTCACTGGCTCTGTTGTCGCGAGTAATCATGGGATCAAGCTTGGAAAGTGGGAC AcggatgtggagggggacAAGTTTGACAAGTTTGTTTctgaggtggagaggagatgCCCGATCACACAGTTGTTCAAGTTGAGTGGTGTCAAGTATGAGAGCGAGTGGGTTAATGAGAAGCTGTGA